GTGTACGGCTTCCGCACCGCCATGCTCAATTTCATCACGTCCCCGACCCCGCTGCTCTTCTTCTCCTACCCGGACGTGATCGAAAAGATCGACCTCCGGCAATCCTCGCGCGTGCGCTGCAATATCGACGCAACCCTGCACGCCGTGGACGGCGATGTGGAATGCATCGTGATCAACGTCAGCGAAACCGGTTGCAAGATAGCCACGCGGGACGACCGACGCGGCCCGCTCAGGGACATGGAACCGGACAGCAAGTACATCGTCAGCATGAATCTGGGTGACATGGGCAAGCTCAAGCTGCCCATTGCGGTCAAGAACATCAAGAGCCGCAAGGGAATCCTGAATCTGGGGACCATGTTTCTGGACAGCAAGCCGGAGGAGATGGACCAGATCAACAGATATCTGGAGAAAATCCAGCGCCTCACGGCGTAACCGCCCGGAGCGGGCATGATAAAGAAGGTACCTGTCAGCGAACTTCGACCGGGAATGGAAGTGGTGAAACTGCACTCCGACGTGTGGGAGCACCTGCCGTACCTGTATACCACGCCCGGCCCGATCCGGGACCGTGACGAAGTGGTGCGCATCGAGGGACAGGGCTACCGACATGCCTTCATCCATGTCCCGGACAATGAAACGCCTCGGGCCGAACGACTGGAAACCGTGATTTCCGACCCTGGCTACGAACCTCCCGAAAAGCAGCGCTCCCCGTTCGATCAGGAAATCCAGATAACCCAGATGGCTTACGAAAATGCCATGGTTCATGCCCGGCGCATTGTCAGCGACGTGAAGATGGGGCGGCAGATCGACTACGAAGCCACTTCCGGCGTGGTTCGGGGAATCATTGAAAGTGCGGTTCGCAATCCGGATACCCTCATCTGCATCTCCAAGCTTTCCCGCTATGACGAGTACACCTATTCCCATTCCATCAACGTGGCGGCCATCGCCGTGGTCTTCGGCGAGTATCTGGGCATGGGCCGGGACGAACTCCGCGAACTCGGCACTGCGGGAATGCTGCACGACATCGGCAAGACGGCCATTGCCGAAGACATCATCAACAAGCGCGGCCGATTGTCGGAAAAGGAATTTTCCGAAATCAGAAAGCATCCGGTCTTCGGCCACGACATCCTGCGCCGACAGCCCGCAATACCCGACATCGTGCTCGACGCGGTCCGCCAGCATCACGAGAAATTCAACGGTGCCGGCTACCCGGGCAAGCTGATGCAGAACGCGATCTCCCCCTATGCGCGGATTCTTTCCCTTGCCGACGTGTACGACGCCCTGACCAGCGACCGTTCCTACAAGGACGCGATCCTGCCGAACAAGGCGCTCGCCATCATGTACGGCATGCGCGGTCAGGATTTCGATACCACGGAAGTGCAGCTTTTCATCAAGTGTCTCGGCATATTTCCCGCGGGCAGTCTGGTCCGGCTGAACACCGGGAAGTACGGGGTTGTCTGCGAATCCAACCCCAAACGACCCCTGCTGCCGAAGATCAAGATCATTCTCGACGAAGACCTGCGGCCCATTCCCGCCGAACTCGTGGACCTCGCGGCCCGGCAGACCCTGCACCGGGACAGACTCGAAATTCTGGAATGCGCGGACCCCGGACAGTACAGGATCAACCTCAAGCCGTTCCTGTTCGGATCGTGACGGAGCCCGCCATGCCCTTTCCCATCTCTCACGCCAATTCATTCTCACAGGTGCGACAATGCTCTACATGGACATCTGGATTCCCCTGTTCTGCCTGCTCGGATTCCTGCTCATCCTCCGGGCGCTCCTCAACCGCAAGACCGTCAAGGTCTACCGCGTCAGCCCGGCCTCCCTGCGCGCTTCCCGGCGCGTGGTCATGGACGTGCTTCCCCTCGTCGAAACCGGGGACGACCGCTCCATTCTGGACATCCGGGAGCTGCCGCACACCAAGGAAAACATCAAGAGTGCGGTAAAGATTCTGGCCTACTACTTCGGCAAGCACCGTCAGTCCCGCGACCTGATCCGGGTCAAGACCTGCTATCTTTCCCTGAGCCGTTTTCAGGAATGCGGCCTGCCCGACGAGGAACGCGAACAGCTCGCCGAAGAGGAAAAGGTCCAGCTCCTGCGCGAGTTCGATTTCTTCATCACCCAGACCCCGTTCGGAAACTGAGCGCCCCGCTTTTTGCGCATCCCGACGAAACTGTTGCCCTCCCCGGGTTTCATGATATGGTGGACGCTCTTTACCCGATTGAGACCAACCGAGGAGGATCAATGCAATTCTTTCTGGACACCGCGAACCTCAGCCAGATTCGGGAAGCGGAGGAACTCGGACTTGTGGACGGCGTGACCACGAATCCCACGCTTCTGGCACGCGAAGGCGGCGATTGGCGGTCGCAGGCACGGGAAATCCTGAAGATCGTGGACGGCCCGGTCAGTCTGGAAGTCGTGAGCGAGGATGCCGAGGGCATGATCCGCGAAGCCCGCGACCTGCACGCCATGGGCAAGAACGTGGTGGTCAAGATTCCCATGATCCGCGAGGGGCTCAAGGCGCTCAAGGTGCTGCGCGGCGACGGCATCCGCACCAACGTGACCCTGATCTTCTCCCCCATGCAGGCTCTGCTGGCTGCCAAGCTCGGCGCGGACTATGTCAGCCCGTTCGTGGGACGACTGGACGCCATATCCCGGGGCGGCATGGAAATCGTGTCCCAGATTCGCGAAATCTACGACAACTACGGATTCGACACGAAGATTCTCGTGGCCAGCGTGCGCAATCCCATGCATGTGCTCGAAGGCGCACTCATCGGCGCGGACGTGGCCACCATACCCTTTGCCGTGATCGAGGAACTCATCAGGCATCCGCTCACGGACTCCGGTCTGGCCAGTTTCCTTGCCGACTGGAAGGCATTTCAGGAAGACGGATAGCCGCAATCCAAGGGCCGGGAACTCCATTCGGAATTCCCGGCCCTTTTTTCTGCAATCTCAGCTTTCCCGGCGACCCTCTACGGGTTCTTCTTCTTCCACGCTTCCCATTCCCTGCTGGTCAGCTTGCCGTCCTTGTCCAGATCGGCTTCGCTCAGGATGCGCTCGGCATTCAGGGGGTACACATTGAAAATCTCGGTGCGCATGATCGTGGAATCCCCGTCCGAATCGATCTCCACGAACGCCTTGGTGAACCGGATGCGCTCCAGCTTCTGCAGGATGGTCTTGGCCAGTGCGCCGTGCTCCACGTAATACAGGGACAGGGTCTGCCTGCCGGTCAGCAGGCCCGTGGTATACCCGGCCTCGTGATCCGCCAGATACAGAGTCACGCCATCGTCCGCCAGCACCCCGGAAAATCCTTCCCGCACCACTTCCTTGGTCTTTCTGTCGAACCACAGCTTGTACCCGGCAAAAAGCTGCCCCTTCTGCTCGTTGATCACGACCGCGACCTGTCCCTCGACAAATCCCGCGTCCTTCTTGTGCAGATAGGACATCCCCTTCCACGTTCCGCGCAGCTCCGGAGTCCCGGCAATGGCCATCGAACACACTCCAAGAAACAGCGCCGCCACGAACAATGCCGCAATGCTCTTCTTCATCCCGCTTTCTCCTGGTTGAATGATTCCATCTTCCAGAAGTGCGGGAATATGGGCAGCGCGTCAAGGCAGCAAGAGAAAAAACATGCATGCCTCTGCCCCCATTGTGCCCTGCGCATTGAAAAGGCCCGCCACCTGAAATCAGGGGCGGGCCGCGTTGTCAGTCCTTCTTCGAACCGTTTCCGGTCGCGGACGCGATGCTCAGAATGTCCTCAAGAGACTTGCCTCGGGTCTGAGCCAGTTTCTTCCACTTGCGCTTTTCCTTTTTCAGCGCCTCGATGGTGTGCAGCAGGTTCTGGATGGTCTGTGCCGGATAGCCGTGCGTGGCGCGGCCGCCCCGGCGCAGTTCCTCGTCGTTCCGCTGCCTGATGGACGTTATCTGGTTCGCGTCGAGAATCATGGCGATTCCATCCTGCCGCAATTACGCGGAAGCGCAGAAGCCTTCCATGGCGTACTCGGTGCGGTCCCTGTATTCTTCCTGCTTGCCCTTGTTCCAGCGGCTCACCGGACGGTAGTAGCCCACCACGCGGGTGTAGACTTCGGTTTCCCCGCCGCAGGTGGGGCACTCGAAGTGCTCGCCCGCAATGTAGCCGTGATCCCGGCACACCGAAAAGGTGGGCGTAACCGAGATGTAGGGAATCTTGGTGTTGCTCATGGCCTTGAGCAGGAAGCTTTTCACGCTTTCCTCGTCCGGCACGGCCTCGCCAAGGAAGGTGTGGAACACGGTACCGCCGTTGTACAGGGTCTGGAGTTCGTTCTGATGCTCCAGCGCAAAGAACACGTCCGAGGTCACGCCCACGGGCAGCAGGGTGGAATTCGTGTAGTAGGGAATATCCGAGCCCGAGGTGTAGATGTCGGCGTAGAGGTCCTTGTCGATCTTGGCCAGACGGTAGCAGGTGCCTTCGCCCGGAGTGGCCTCCAGATTGTAGAGGTGGCCGGTCTGCTCCTGAAAGTCCACGACCAGCTTGCGGAGCTGGTTGAGCACGCGCTGCATGAGCCGGGAGCCGGACTTCGAATCGATGCCCTTGTGCAGCAGATTCATGCAGGCCTCGTGGCCACCGATCAGGCCGATGGTGGAGAAGTGGCCGTTGAACCCGTTTTTCAGGTAGCGGCGGGAGAACGGGAACATGCCCGCGTTCAGATTCTTTTCCACGATCTTGCGCTTGAATTCCAGAGAGTCGCGGGCCAGTTCCGCGTATTCGGTGACCAGATCGATGAAGTCATCTTCATTGTGGGCCAGATACGCGAGCTTGGGCAGGTTCAGGGTGACCACGCCGATGGAACCGGTCAGGTCGCCCGCGCCGAACAGGCCGCCGGTCTTCTTGCGGATTTCGCGCAGGTCCATCTGGAGGCGGCAGCACATGGAGCGCACGTCCTCGGGATTCAGATCCGAATTGATGAAGTTCTGGAAGTAGGGCGCGCCGTACTTGGCGGTCATCTTGAGCAGCAGCTTGCCTTCCTCGGACTCCCACGGAAAATCCTTGGTCACGTTGTACGTGGGAATGGGGAAGGAGAAGATGCGGCCGTCCGCGTCGCCTTCGAGCATGACTTCGAGGAAGGCCCGGTTGATCATGGCCATTTCCTCGGCATATTCGCCGTAGGTGGAGTCCTGGAACTCGCCGCCGATGATGATCGGCTCGTTGGCGATGTGGGACGGAGGCACGAAGTCGAAGGTGAAGTTCGTGAACGGGCTCTGGCCGCCCCAGCGGGATGTGGCGTTCAGGTTGTGGAGCAGCTTCTGGATCTGCTGCTTCACGTTCCAGTAGTTCAGATTGTCGTACCGGATGAACGGGGCAAGATAGGTGTCCACGTTGTTGAACGCCTGAGCTCCGGCCCATTCGTTCTGGAGCGTGCCGAGAAAGTTGACGATCTGGCCGCAGGCCGCGTCAAAATGCTTGGCCGGGGTGGACGAGCAGCGGTCGTCCAGATTGAAGCCCTCGATGAGCAGGTCGCGCAGGGACCAGCCCGAGCAGTATCCGGCAAGACCGAAGGACAGGTCGTGGATGTGGAAATATCCGTGGTTGTGGGCCATGCGCACTTCCTCGGGATACTTTTCCAGCACGTATCTGGCCTGAACCGAACCGGCCATATGCAGAATCAGTCCCTGAAAGGAATGCACCATGTTGGAATTTTCGTTGACCCGCCAGTCGATGTTGTCGAGATAGCTCTCGGTGACAGCGGAAATGTCCAGAAACGCCTGATTGTGGGTACGCAGCTCGCGGCGCTTCTCGCGGTAGATGATGTACCGCTCTGCCACCTTGTAGAGCCGGGATTCCATCAGGACTTCCTGAACCATGTCCTGAACCAGCTCCTGCTCCGGAACGTCCACGTCCTTGAGTTTCTTTTCGACTTTCTTCGCCAGACGCCTGGCCAGCAGGGGATCCTTGATTCCGCTGCCCTTGAGCGCCTTGAAAATGGCGTCTCCGATGCGCCTGGAGGACCAGGTCTCGACGCGACCGTCTCGTTTCTTGATCTGAACCGGCATGTAATCTCTCTGAAAACCGTGCTTCACGGAAAGCTGGGGACACAGAACCGCCCGCGCGGCCGTCCCGTCGGTTGTTGTCGGCTGCCGTGGATGACTCAGGCGGCGGAACCGCGTGAATCCGGCAACGGTTTGATGTTTGTACAGGCAAATTTGTCGGCAGCGACCTCCGCGGGTCGCATCCGGCAGGAAACGCTTCAGGCAGGTATTCTGGCTCTCCCCGCCTGTTCCGCCTTCCCGCCCCGCAGGGCAGTGGCATTGTGGAAACAGGAATCAGCAGGGGATGACAGCGGCGGGACCGCTCCGGAGTTTCACCGGATTCCCTGTTAGGGCCGGGGCCACCTGAAGGACTTCATGACTGAGGTGGGAGACTAGCCCAAGCAGGGAATGAGCGCAAGAGGGCACCCAAGTATTCGTTTGTACTTTCAAGCTGATAGTGAGGGTAATGGCCCGGTATGGTTGACCATAAAAAAACATGTTTTTTCCCGTCGCACCACCCCTTCGAAAAAGCTGTATCCATCGCTCCCGGGAACTTCCTCAATGTCGGAAAACGGTTATCCCCGAAAAGGAATTTTTTACCGATTTTTAAGAAAAACTTATTGACAAACGATAACAAATCATCGCAAAAGACGCTGAAGAAAACATCACCCAAGGAGAAACCCATGAAACAGATCAACCGCATGAGCCGGGTCATCCGATACCTTGCCCTGACCTATATGGCGGCCACCCCCGTAATGTCCGTCCTGCTCTGGACCACGTACACGCCGGGCGAACCCTCGTTCTTCAATTTCGACTCCATGCTCGCCGTGAACCCGGACATGATTCTGAGCGCCCCCACCACGACCACCCGGCTGCTGGGCTGTCTGGCTTCACTCCTGCCCGTGTCCGTGACCATGTTCGGCAGTTGGCAGCTTGCCGGACTGTTTGCCCTGTATGAACGCGGCATCGTGTTCGAACACGCCAATGTCCGCTGCTATCGGCTGCTGGCCTGGACCATCCTGATCCGGGAAGCCCTTGCCCCGGTGAATCAGGCTCTTTCGTCCATCATCCTGACCATGAACAATCCCGAAGGGCAGCGCATGGTGGCGGTAGGGGTTTCCGACGCAAACCTCGGCTGGATCGTGCTTGGCCTGATCGGTCTCGTGGTTGCCCGGATCATGGATGACGCCCGGGAAATGCAGGAAGAACGGCAACTCACCATCTAGGGGCAAAACATGTCCATCATCATCAATCTCGACGTCATGCTGGCCCGCCGGAAGGCGAGTTCCAAGGACCTCGCCGCAGCCGTGGGCATCACGCCCCAGAACCTGTCCGTGCTCAAGACGGGCAAGGCCAAGGCCATCCGCTTTTCCACGCTGGAGGCCATCTGCGAATATCTGGAATGCCAGCCCGGGGACATTCTGGAATACAGGCAGGACGACTCCGCAGAGTAGGACACGGCCCGGACGGCTTGACACCGCTCCGGGCTTGCCCCATCGTTGCAGCGTGGAACCAGACCTCAAGAAAACGGACCAAACATGCAGATTACCGTAACCACCCCGGCGTTGCTGTTCCCGGCCATTTCGCTGTTCATGCTGGCCTTTACCAACCGATTCCTGTCGCTGGGCAGCCGGGTCAGGGCGTTGCACGACCATTTCCGCAAAAGCAGCGACGAATCCGCGCGCAGACAGATCGAAAACCTGCGCAAGCGCATCTACATGATCCGCAACATGCAGGGCCTCGGCGTGCTCTCCATGTTCACCTGCGTGCTCTCCATGATCTTCCTGTTCGAAGACTGGTACATGGCCGGACAGATCATGTTCGGCGTCAGTCTCGTGCTGCTGCTCGCCTCGCTGTGGATTTCCTTTCTGGAGATACGCATCTCGGTCCACGCTCTGGACATCATGCTGGAAGAGCTGGAAAAACGGTAATGCGGGCATGCGCAGACCATTGCCTTTCGGAAAAGACATTGTGCGATGCATGTCTTTTCCGATTCTGATATTCATCATGACGCTGGCTTCGGGCTGCGGCCCAAGACCGTGGTATTCAAATCCGGTCCGGCAGAGCCTGCGAAAGGGCCTGCATGGCGCAACGGCCGCTTCGAATTCGCCAAACCGGAACC
Above is a window of Pseudodesulfovibrio tunisiensis DNA encoding:
- a CDS encoding HD-GYP domain-containing protein, which codes for MIKKVPVSELRPGMEVVKLHSDVWEHLPYLYTTPGPIRDRDEVVRIEGQGYRHAFIHVPDNETPRAERLETVISDPGYEPPEKQRSPFDQEIQITQMAYENAMVHARRIVSDVKMGRQIDYEATSGVVRGIIESAVRNPDTLICISKLSRYDEYTYSHSINVAAIAVVFGEYLGMGRDELRELGTAGMLHDIGKTAIAEDIINKRGRLSEKEFSEIRKHPVFGHDILRRQPAIPDIVLDAVRQHHEKFNGAGYPGKLMQNAISPYARILSLADVYDALTSDRSYKDAILPNKALAIMYGMRGQDFDTTEVQLFIKCLGIFPAGSLVRLNTGKYGVVCESNPKRPLLPKIKIILDEDLRPIPAELVDLAARQTLHRDRLEILECADPGQYRINLKPFLFGS
- a CDS encoding DUF2975 domain-containing protein; translation: MKQINRMSRVIRYLALTYMAATPVMSVLLWTTYTPGEPSFFNFDSMLAVNPDMILSAPTTTTRLLGCLASLLPVSVTMFGSWQLAGLFALYERGIVFEHANVRCYRLLAWTILIREALAPVNQALSSIILTMNNPEGQRMVAVGVSDANLGWIVLGLIGLVVARIMDDAREMQEERQLTI
- a CDS encoding DUF2721 domain-containing protein, with product MQITVTTPALLFPAISLFMLAFTNRFLSLGSRVRALHDHFRKSSDESARRQIENLRKRIYMIRNMQGLGVLSMFTCVLSMIFLFEDWYMAGQIMFGVSLVLLLASLWISFLEIRISVHALDIMLEELEKR
- a CDS encoding calcium-binding protein, whose protein sequence is MKKSIAALFVAALFLGVCSMAIAGTPELRGTWKGMSYLHKKDAGFVEGQVAVVINEQKGQLFAGYKLWFDRKTKEVVREGFSGVLADDGVTLYLADHEAGYTTGLLTGRQTLSLYYVEHGALAKTILQKLERIRFTKAFVEIDSDGDSTIMRTEIFNVYPLNAERILSEADLDKDGKLTSREWEAWKKKNP
- the fsa gene encoding fructose-6-phosphate aldolase — encoded protein: MQFFLDTANLSQIREAEELGLVDGVTTNPTLLAREGGDWRSQAREILKIVDGPVSLEVVSEDAEGMIREARDLHAMGKNVVVKIPMIREGLKALKVLRGDGIRTNVTLIFSPMQALLAAKLGADYVSPFVGRLDAISRGGMEIVSQIREIYDNYGFDTKILVASVRNPMHVLEGALIGADVATIPFAVIEELIRHPLTDSGLASFLADWKAFQEDG
- a CDS encoding helix-turn-helix domain-containing protein; the encoded protein is MSIIINLDVMLARRKASSKDLAAAVGITPQNLSVLKTGKAKAIRFSTLEAICEYLECQPGDILEYRQDDSAE
- a CDS encoding flagellar brake protein; its protein translation is MVEVADSSPENGNGNKTRITKIPGIKLEVSPGRDVIVHVPGTDQNYRGTIVGNDPYEFAIAKVRIPSKVRKQLSFGSAVVLRYIHKGTVYGFRTAMLNFITSPTPLLFFSYPDVIEKIDLRQSSRVRCNIDATLHAVDGDVECIVINVSETGCKIATRDDRRGPLRDMEPDSKYIVSMNLGDMGKLKLPIAVKNIKSRKGILNLGTMFLDSKPEEMDQINRYLEKIQRLTA
- a CDS encoding ribonucleoside triphosphate reductase, translating into MPVQIKKRDGRVETWSSRRIGDAIFKALKGSGIKDPLLARRLAKKVEKKLKDVDVPEQELVQDMVQEVLMESRLYKVAERYIIYREKRRELRTHNQAFLDISAVTESYLDNIDWRVNENSNMVHSFQGLILHMAGSVQARYVLEKYPEEVRMAHNHGYFHIHDLSFGLAGYCSGWSLRDLLIEGFNLDDRCSSTPAKHFDAACGQIVNFLGTLQNEWAGAQAFNNVDTYLAPFIRYDNLNYWNVKQQIQKLLHNLNATSRWGGQSPFTNFTFDFVPPSHIANEPIIIGGEFQDSTYGEYAEEMAMINRAFLEVMLEGDADGRIFSFPIPTYNVTKDFPWESEEGKLLLKMTAKYGAPYFQNFINSDLNPEDVRSMCCRLQMDLREIRKKTGGLFGAGDLTGSIGVVTLNLPKLAYLAHNEDDFIDLVTEYAELARDSLEFKRKIVEKNLNAGMFPFSRRYLKNGFNGHFSTIGLIGGHEACMNLLHKGIDSKSGSRLMQRVLNQLRKLVVDFQEQTGHLYNLEATPGEGTCYRLAKIDKDLYADIYTSGSDIPYYTNSTLLPVGVTSDVFFALEHQNELQTLYNGGTVFHTFLGEAVPDEESVKSFLLKAMSNTKIPYISVTPTFSVCRDHGYIAGEHFECPTCGGETEVYTRVVGYYRPVSRWNKGKQEEYRDRTEYAMEGFCASA